In a single window of the Olivibacter sp. SDN3 genome:
- the thiE gene encoding thiamine phosphate synthase: MKKIERLHYITHATNSDDLHRQIESIAQERRSWIQFRCKELKDITFLKEASKVLSITRQYGATCIINDRVEIAKELDADGVHIGKEDMEPKIARQLLGNDKIIGCTANTLEDILWLNKQPIDYIGLGPLRYTPTKKRLSPIIGLEGYIHMMQELGNRQIHLPIIAIGGILLSDIEKLMQTGVHGIAVSAVIGNSVSPANIYKEMLTKIEDTLGVFTNKEKI, from the coding sequence ATGAAAAAGATCGAACGACTACATTATATAACCCATGCTACCAACAGTGACGATTTACACCGTCAAATCGAAAGCATTGCTCAAGAGCGCCGCTCTTGGATACAGTTTAGATGTAAAGAACTGAAAGACATTACTTTTCTAAAGGAAGCCTCTAAAGTCTTATCCATCACCCGCCAATATGGTGCAACCTGTATTATCAACGACAGGGTGGAAATTGCAAAAGAACTGGATGCCGATGGTGTACATATAGGAAAGGAAGACATGGAACCAAAGATCGCTAGGCAATTGCTGGGTAATGACAAAATTATTGGGTGTACCGCAAACACCCTGGAAGACATCTTATGGTTAAATAAGCAACCTATCGACTATATAGGATTAGGTCCGCTACGTTATACTCCCACAAAGAAAAGACTGAGTCCGATAATAGGCCTTGAGGGTTATATCCACATGATGCAAGAGCTGGGAAACCGTCAAATCCATCTCCCGATTATCGCCATAGGTGGAATTTTACTAAGTGATATAGAAAAATTGATGCAAACCGGCGTTCATGGTATCGCGGTTTCTGCTGTAATCGGCAACAGCGTGTCTCCCGCAAACATTTATAAAGAAATGTTAACTAAAATTGAAGACACTTTAGGTGTCTTTACAAACAAGGAAAAGATATGA
- the thiS gene encoding sulfur carrier protein ThiS translates to MEVIINQEVFNIQNDSLIEALRIYGLQETSGIAIAVNDHVIPKSSWNSFQVHPQDNIIIIRAAQGG, encoded by the coding sequence ATGGAAGTCATCATCAATCAAGAAGTATTTAATATTCAAAATGACAGCTTAATTGAAGCCTTACGTATTTACGGCCTTCAAGAAACGAGTGGAATCGCTATTGCTGTAAATGATCATGTAATTCCTAAATCTTCGTGGAATTCCTTCCAAGTTCATCCTCAAGACAACATTATTATTATCCGTGCAGCACAGGGAGGGTAG
- the thiH gene encoding 2-iminoacetate synthase ThiH has translation MFTETFKKYSWEQEQVSLYAKTATDVQNALRKNKRSYEDFKALISPAASPFLEHMALLSHQETKKRFGKTIQLYAPLYLSNECQNICTYCGFSLDNKIPRKTLTTVELLQEIAALKEMGYQHVLLVTGEAQQLVGMDYFRKMLPVVKKHFAHIAMEVQPLDAPNYQELHALGVNAILVYQETYHEEDYKLHHPKGKKSNFVYRLEAPDRIGGAGIHKIGLGALLGLDDWRTDSAFTALHLQYLEKYYWRSKFSISFPRLRPHVGGLEPKSVINDRELVQLICAWRLFNNDLELSMSTRECETFRNNIIKLGITSISAGSKTNPGGYAVAPQSLEQFEIDDNRSPEEIAHVIRNAGYEPVWKDWDLVLQHTSL, from the coding sequence ATGTTTACAGAAACTTTCAAAAAATATAGTTGGGAACAAGAACAGGTTTCTCTTTACGCAAAAACAGCAACAGATGTGCAGAATGCCCTACGCAAGAATAAGCGGTCGTACGAAGATTTCAAAGCGCTGATTTCTCCGGCAGCCTCTCCTTTTTTGGAGCATATGGCACTTTTAAGTCATCAAGAAACGAAGAAACGGTTTGGAAAAACCATCCAACTATACGCACCACTATACCTGTCGAATGAATGTCAAAATATATGCACCTATTGTGGGTTCAGTTTAGATAATAAGATTCCTCGAAAAACCTTGACCACCGTTGAGCTGTTACAGGAAATCGCCGCGCTAAAGGAGATGGGTTATCAGCATGTATTACTGGTTACAGGAGAAGCCCAACAACTTGTTGGTATGGACTATTTCAGAAAGATGTTACCAGTTGTAAAAAAACATTTCGCACACATAGCAATGGAAGTGCAGCCATTAGACGCTCCTAATTATCAAGAACTACATGCTTTGGGCGTAAACGCTATACTGGTATACCAAGAGACCTACCACGAAGAAGATTATAAGCTACATCACCCTAAAGGCAAGAAATCGAATTTCGTCTATCGTTTGGAAGCGCCCGATCGTATTGGAGGTGCGGGTATTCATAAAATTGGACTGGGTGCGCTCCTTGGGTTAGACGATTGGCGAACGGATAGTGCTTTTACGGCATTGCATCTGCAATATTTGGAAAAATACTACTGGAGGAGCAAGTTTTCTATTTCTTTTCCACGTTTAAGACCTCATGTTGGAGGCTTGGAACCAAAGTCTGTTATCAATGACCGGGAGTTGGTACAACTAATTTGCGCTTGGAGATTATTTAACAACGATTTGGAACTTTCCATGTCAACACGTGAATGCGAAACGTTTCGCAACAATATTATAAAACTCGGCATCACTTCTATTAGTGCCGGCTCCAAGACGAACCCGGGAGGTTACGCTGTTGCCCCACAAAGTTTAGAGCAATTCGAGATCGACGACAACCGATCTCCTGAGGAGATTGCCCACGTTATTCGTAATGCCGGGTATGAGCCTGTGTGGAAAGACTGGGACCTTGTTCTCCAACATACTTCACTTTAA
- a CDS encoding thiazole synthase produces the protein MTQPLKIADKTFTSRLFTGTGKFSSMEQMEKALLTSETELVTVALKRVELQHTTDNLLEHLRHPHLNLLPNTSGVRTAKEAVFAAELAREALETNWLKLEIHPDPKYLMPDPIETLKAAEELVKMNFVVLPYCHADPVLCKRLEEVGVAAVMPLGAPIGSNQGLTTLTMLEIIIDQSDVPVIIDAGIGAPSHAAQAMEIGADAVLVNTAIATTSRPEQMALAFKKAVVAGRIAYEAGMAQVNLLAEASSPLTSFLTP, from the coding sequence ATGACACAGCCTTTAAAGATCGCTGATAAAACTTTTACTTCCCGGTTATTTACCGGGACGGGTAAGTTTAGCTCTATGGAGCAAATGGAAAAAGCGCTATTAACCTCTGAAACCGAACTGGTAACTGTTGCCCTGAAAAGAGTTGAGCTCCAGCATACAACAGACAACTTGTTAGAACATCTCAGACATCCACATTTAAATTTATTACCGAACACTTCTGGTGTACGCACAGCAAAGGAAGCTGTTTTTGCGGCAGAACTGGCAAGGGAGGCTTTAGAGACCAATTGGCTAAAACTGGAAATACATCCCGACCCAAAGTACCTCATGCCAGACCCCATTGAAACACTTAAGGCTGCAGAAGAATTGGTAAAAATGAATTTTGTTGTCCTTCCTTATTGCCATGCAGATCCTGTGCTTTGCAAGCGGCTGGAAGAGGTTGGTGTGGCGGCTGTTATGCCTCTCGGTGCACCTATTGGTAGCAATCAAGGTTTAACTACCTTAACCATGTTAGAGATCATCATCGATCAGTCTGATGTTCCAGTAATTATTGATGCTGGCATAGGAGCGCCCAGTCATGCTGCACAGGCCATGGAAATAGGCGCTGACGCAGTTCTTGTCAATACTGCCATTGCTACAACCAGCCGACCTGAGCAAATGGCTTTAGCTTTTAAAAAGGCAGTGGTAGCCGGTAGAATCGCCTATGAAGCAGGAATGGCTCAGGTAAACTTGTTGGCCGAAGCATCGAGTCCGCTTACGTCATTTTTAACCCCATGA
- the thiC gene encoding phosphomethylpyrimidine synthase ThiC: MKTEKLPKQETISRTPFPNSKKVYVKGGLHDIQVPMREISLSPTTDRFKNISEENAPVTVYDTSGPYTDPNIEINVLKGLPKIRQQWIEGRNDTEQLQTVSSAYGKSRLFNSDLDYLRFEYAQKPRRAKHGHNVSQMHYAKKGIITPEMEFIAIRENQRLDAMYQKDNALWQQHKGHSFGAHIHKGFITPEFVREEIARGRAVLPSNINHPEIEPMIIGRNFLVKINANIGNSAVTSSIEEEVEKMVWAIRWGADTVMDLSTGKNIHETREWIIRNSPVPIGTVPIYQALEKVNGKAEELTWEIFKDTLIEQAEQGVDYFTIHAGVRLPYVPLTAKRVTGIVSRGGSIMAKWCLAHHQENFLYTHFEEICEIMKVYDVSFSLGDGLRPGSIADANDAAQFGELETLGELTQIAWKQDVQTMIEGPGHIPMHMIKENMDKQLQECGEAPFYTLGPLTTDIAPGYDHITSGIGAAMIGWFGTSMLCYVTPKEHLGLPNKKDVKDGVITYKIAAHAADLAKGHPGAQHRDNAMSKARFEFRWDDQFNLALDPDTAREFHDETLPAEGAKTAHFCSMCGPNFCSMKITQDVRKFAEEQGVETSEAISKGLNEKAAEFKKNNFEIYS; the protein is encoded by the coding sequence ATGAAAACAGAGAAACTTCCAAAACAGGAAACCATTAGTAGAACACCTTTCCCAAACTCAAAAAAAGTCTACGTGAAGGGAGGGCTTCATGATATCCAAGTACCGATGCGGGAAATTAGCCTTAGCCCTACAACTGATCGGTTTAAAAACATATCGGAAGAAAATGCGCCAGTTACCGTATACGATACCAGTGGCCCCTATACTGATCCTAACATCGAAATAAATGTATTAAAAGGTTTACCAAAAATACGTCAACAATGGATAGAAGGCCGCAACGACACGGAGCAATTACAAACAGTTTCTTCTGCCTACGGAAAATCTCGTTTATTCAATTCAGATCTTGATTATCTTCGTTTTGAATACGCACAAAAACCAAGAAGAGCTAAACACGGACACAACGTTTCGCAGATGCATTATGCTAAAAAAGGAATTATTACTCCAGAAATGGAGTTTATCGCCATCCGCGAAAATCAGCGATTAGACGCCATGTACCAGAAAGACAACGCTCTCTGGCAACAGCATAAGGGGCACAGTTTTGGTGCCCATATACATAAAGGGTTTATTACGCCCGAATTCGTCCGCGAAGAAATTGCTCGAGGCAGGGCGGTTTTACCGAGCAACATCAATCACCCGGAAATCGAACCCATGATCATTGGCCGGAATTTCCTTGTCAAAATAAACGCCAATATTGGAAACTCTGCTGTTACCTCGAGTATAGAGGAAGAGGTAGAGAAAATGGTATGGGCCATTCGTTGGGGAGCAGATACGGTGATGGACCTCTCAACTGGCAAAAACATTCATGAAACACGCGAATGGATAATCCGTAATTCGCCTGTGCCAATCGGCACGGTTCCTATTTATCAGGCACTTGAAAAAGTAAATGGTAAAGCGGAAGAATTAACCTGGGAGATCTTTAAAGATACGCTTATAGAGCAGGCAGAACAAGGTGTTGACTATTTCACGATACATGCCGGCGTACGATTGCCTTATGTCCCCCTAACAGCGAAACGGGTAACCGGCATCGTATCTAGGGGCGGTTCTATTATGGCCAAATGGTGCCTAGCTCATCATCAGGAAAATTTCCTATATACCCATTTTGAGGAAATTTGTGAGATCATGAAAGTGTATGATGTAAGTTTTTCTTTAGGCGACGGACTTCGACCAGGATCGATTGCCGATGCAAATGACGCTGCGCAATTTGGCGAACTGGAGACCTTGGGAGAGCTCACGCAAATCGCCTGGAAGCAGGATGTTCAAACGATGATTGAGGGCCCTGGACACATTCCGATGCATATGATTAAAGAAAACATGGACAAACAGTTGCAAGAATGTGGTGAGGCTCCATTTTACACCCTCGGGCCACTCACCACTGATATTGCTCCCGGCTATGACCACATTACTTCCGGGATTGGCGCCGCCATGATTGGCTGGTTTGGCACGTCCATGCTATGTTATGTAACGCCTAAGGAACATTTAGGTTTACCCAATAAAAAGGACGTTAAAGACGGTGTGATTACCTACAAAATAGCGGCACATGCTGCAGACCTTGCGAAAGGACACCCCGGGGCACAACATCGAGATAACGCTATGAGTAAAGCACGTTTTGAATTTAGATGGGACGACCAGTTCAATTTAGCGTTAGACCCTGACACTGCGCGTGAATTTCATGATGAAACACTGCCGGCAGAAGGAGCAAAAACGGCCCATTTCTGCAGTATGTGTGGACCTAATTTCTGTAGTATGAAGATCACACAGGATGTTCGGAAGTTTGCCGAAGAACAGGGCGTTGAAACAAGTGAAGCAATAAGCAAGGGATTAAACGAAAAAGCAGCGGAATTTAAGAAAAATAACTTTGAGATCTATTCTTAG
- a CDS encoding thiamine phosphate synthase: protein MIRNTSVVAAIKAIRLVKIVLITSENPVQKEQETINDLFVAGLQLLHIRKPYMSFPDIRNFILRINERFYDKIVVHNHPGLQQEFNLAGVHLKPTVFEKTPVTANILSTSSHSISAFQRLDKKNSHIFLSPVFDSLSKAGYQGKPELLKAGTIPRQGKLIALGGITAENIAQVANRGFDGAALLGYIWQGEAPLKNFYKLKEQIS from the coding sequence ATGATTAGGAACACCTCGGTGGTAGCTGCAATAAAAGCAATAAGATTAGTGAAGATTGTTCTCATTACTTCTGAAAACCCTGTTCAAAAGGAACAGGAAACTATTAACGACCTGTTCGTTGCCGGGTTACAATTGCTACACATACGCAAACCCTACATGTCTTTCCCCGACATACGTAACTTTATCTTGCGTATCAATGAACGGTTCTATGATAAAATTGTCGTACATAATCACCCGGGATTACAGCAAGAGTTCAATTTGGCAGGTGTACACTTAAAGCCCACTGTTTTCGAAAAAACTCCGGTAACCGCCAATATCCTGTCGACATCTTCGCACAGCATATCAGCCTTTCAAAGGCTCGACAAAAAAAATAGCCACATTTTCCTGAGCCCTGTTTTCGACAGTCTTTCGAAAGCAGGTTACCAAGGAAAGCCAGAACTGTTAAAAGCTGGTACAATACCCCGACAAGGGAAGCTCATTGCGTTAGGTGGTATTACCGCTGAGAATATTGCCCAGGTAGCTAATAGGGGTTTTGACGGAGCGGCACTGCTGGGGTACATCTGGCAAGGCGAAGCTCCATTAAAAAACTTCTACAAGCTAAAGGAACAGATTTCATGA